In Geotalea uraniireducens, one genomic interval encodes:
- a CDS encoding sigma-54-dependent transcriptional regulator, translating to MDIPRLLIADDDKKTRDFVAAFLKYKGYDVVQAFDGQDALDKLEHEDVHLVITDLMMPRVNGLEFVKKLKTMRPGTVIIAYSAYGNYEMASNLLKAGVFFYLEKPFNLDELETHVKRGLEHQSLQSQAYRNKPSIKNRSLIPNIVGESSKMLSLFELIEKVAESDSTVLIQGESGTGKELVARAVHDLSNRKTRNFVPVNCAAIPDELLESELFGHVKGSFTGAVATRIGRFEMADRGTLFLDEIGDMKPNLQVKLLRVLQNRELEPVGATRSKKIDVRIIAATNQNLEKLVANKAFREDLYYRISVIPIFIPPLRERREDSPLLINVFLERFNKNKKSKVKAFDSESMELLCNYEWPGNVRELENLVERLVILKGFGTIGVKDLPERYTGRPTAPTSDAVVLPDTGICLNTVVEEFENNLILQALKKTGGNKKEAALLLNLKRTTLIEKLKKRKLDTIATPLA from the coding sequence ATGGATATACCGAGACTGCTGATCGCTGACGATGACAAGAAAACCCGGGATTTTGTCGCAGCGTTCCTTAAGTATAAGGGGTATGACGTTGTGCAGGCCTTTGATGGCCAGGACGCGCTTGACAAGCTGGAGCATGAGGATGTGCATCTCGTCATCACCGACCTGATGATGCCCCGGGTGAACGGCCTCGAGTTTGTCAAAAAATTAAAAACCATGCGTCCTGGTACGGTCATCATTGCCTATAGTGCATATGGCAATTACGAGATGGCGTCGAATCTCCTCAAGGCGGGAGTATTTTTCTATCTCGAGAAGCCGTTCAATCTTGACGAACTGGAGACTCATGTCAAGCGCGGTCTGGAACATCAATCCTTGCAGAGTCAGGCATATCGGAATAAGCCGAGCATTAAAAATCGCTCCTTGATACCCAATATTGTCGGTGAGAGCTCCAAAATGCTCTCTCTCTTTGAGTTGATCGAGAAAGTTGCTGAATCCGATTCAACGGTCTTGATCCAGGGCGAATCGGGAACGGGCAAGGAACTGGTAGCTCGGGCCGTCCATGATCTCAGCAATCGCAAGACCAGGAACTTCGTTCCGGTGAATTGCGCCGCCATTCCGGATGAACTGCTTGAGAGTGAATTGTTCGGTCATGTCAAAGGTTCGTTCACGGGGGCTGTCGCCACCCGTATCGGCCGTTTCGAGATGGCTGATCGAGGAACCCTGTTTCTGGACGAGATCGGAGACATGAAGCCGAATTTGCAGGTCAAACTATTGCGTGTCCTGCAAAACAGAGAGCTTGAGCCGGTTGGCGCTACTCGTTCGAAGAAGATCGACGTGCGAATAATTGCGGCGACTAATCAGAATCTCGAAAAATTGGTGGCTAACAAGGCTTTTCGAGAAGATCTCTATTACCGAATCTCGGTCATCCCGATCTTTATTCCGCCCCTCCGCGAGCGACGAGAAGATAGCCCCCTGTTGATCAACGTTTTTCTTGAACGATTCAACAAAAACAAGAAGAGCAAGGTCAAGGCTTTTGATAGTGAGTCGATGGAGCTCCTTTGTAACTATGAGTGGCCGGGCAACGTGCGCGAGTTGGAGAACCTTGTCGAGAGGCTGGTGATCTTGAAGGGGTTCGGGACGATTGGGGTGAAGGATTTGCCGGAAAGATACACCGGGCGGCCGACAGCTCCGACATCCGATGCCGTTGTCCTCCCCGATACGGGAATCTGTCTGAATACGGTTGTCGAAGAGTTTGAGAACAATCTGATCCTCCAGGCATTGAAAAAAACTGGTGGGAACAAGAAAGAGGCGGCGTTGCTCCTTAATCTAAAGCGAACCACTTTGATTGAAAAATTAAAAAAGAGAAAACTTGATACAATTGCCACGCCTCTTGCATAA
- a CDS encoding lytic transglycosylase domain-containing protein: MRVDQLIQNPSTLSVDGAAERIKQPAADHSPAFSLLLADNLAGNSKQNVTKKSLAAAAELMRLEMMRSAFSLAGSAAEEAPSLSTPAMKLALQSFAANGPDNSTPDLSLSAGASAPDAGQTVGIDYSAPDWLENIVNRASDRYGVDAGLIKAVIKAESNFNPDAVSRVGAQGLMQLMPATAQGLGVTNSFDPEQNVMAGTRFLRDLLNRYGGDVNAALAAYNWGPGNVDRKPGALPQETRMYLAKVKKYYGEFVG, from the coding sequence ATGAGAGTTGATCAGCTGATCCAAAATCCCTCCACACTTTCCGTTGATGGTGCTGCCGAGCGAATAAAGCAACCGGCAGCGGATCATTCACCAGCTTTTTCCCTGCTCCTTGCGGATAATCTTGCCGGCAATTCGAAGCAAAATGTTACGAAAAAGTCGCTGGCAGCCGCCGCCGAACTGATGCGCCTCGAAATGATGCGGAGTGCCTTTAGTTTGGCTGGTTCGGCTGCAGAAGAAGCACCCTCCCTCTCCACCCCTGCAATGAAGCTGGCCTTGCAAAGCTTCGCCGCGAACGGGCCGGACAATTCGACTCCTGATTTGTCGTTATCGGCAGGGGCTTCCGCTCCGGATGCGGGGCAGACGGTCGGGATCGATTATTCCGCACCGGACTGGCTTGAAAATATTGTGAATCGCGCTTCCGATCGCTATGGCGTGGATGCGGGTCTGATCAAGGCAGTCATCAAGGCTGAGAGTAATTTCAATCCCGATGCAGTATCACGGGTGGGAGCACAGGGATTGATGCAGCTTATGCCGGCAACTGCCCAAGGGTTAGGGGTGACCAATTCATTCGATCCTGAACAAAATGTGATGGCGGGAACCCGGTTCTTGCGCGATCTGCTCAATCGCTACGGTGGTGACGTCAATGCTGCGCTGGCCGCCTATAATTGGGGACCTGGCAATGTTGATCGTAAACCGGGCGCCCTGCCACAAGAGACGCGTATGTATCTCGCGAAAGTTAAAAAGTACTACGGTGAGTTTGTGGGCTGA